One Thermincola ferriacetica DNA window includes the following coding sequences:
- a CDS encoding amidohydrolase family protein, giving the protein MAIIDFHTHAFPEKIAHLAVNQLANHYKISIAGMGTLSDLLQSAQEAGITKLCLHAAATNPDQVQINNNWIAKQCSDHIIGFGSIHVDYPDPFSELDRMETLGLTGIKFHAEFQQFAIDDPRMWPVYEAIEDRFLVMFHVGDRKSDLSHPARLKRVIESFPKMKIIAAHLGGWSKWQEAKDYLLGKDIYIDTSSTTWILPPVEIARLIRSHDINKVLFGTDYPVAKHKQELEAFHRIPLTSAEREKILWKNGADLLAGRQQ; this is encoded by the coding sequence ATGGCGATTATTGATTTCCATACTCACGCATTTCCAGAAAAAATTGCCCATTTAGCCGTCAATCAACTGGCTAATCATTATAAAATCAGCATTGCCGGTATGGGAACCTTGTCAGACCTGCTGCAGTCGGCTCAGGAAGCAGGCATTACCAAGTTATGCCTCCACGCTGCTGCCACTAATCCGGACCAGGTACAGATAAACAATAATTGGATAGCCAAACAGTGTTCAGATCACATTATCGGTTTCGGCAGCATTCACGTTGATTACCCCGATCCCTTTTCTGAACTTGACCGCATGGAAACGCTGGGCTTAACGGGTATCAAATTTCATGCCGAGTTTCAGCAGTTTGCCATAGACGATCCCCGCATGTGGCCTGTCTACGAAGCAATAGAAGACCGCTTCCTGGTGATGTTTCATGTTGGTGACCGCAAGTCAGACCTTTCTCATCCTGCCCGCCTCAAACGGGTTATAGAATCCTTCCCCAAAATGAAAATCATTGCCGCCCACCTGGGTGGGTGGTCTAAATGGCAGGAAGCAAAAGATTACCTGCTGGGAAAGGATATTTACATAGATACCTCAAGCACCACCTGGATTCTTCCCCCGGTAGAAATAGCCCGTTTAATCAGATCTCACGATATAAATAAAGTCCTGTTCGGTACCGATTACCCCGTCGCCAAACATAAGCAGGAACTGGAAGCCTTTCACCGGATACCGTTGACCTCCGCAGAAAGGGAAAAGATTCTCTGGAAAAACGGAGCCGATCTTTTGGCTGGCAGACAGCAGTAA